Proteins encoded together in one Venturia canescens isolate UGA chromosome 10, ASM1945775v1, whole genome shotgun sequence window:
- the LOC122417522 gene encoding glycogen-binding subunit 76A-like, with translation MLTGPQSWKLRWEWALPNQKENVGSHVMRLLTSPLILDNQTTKNSSSVYDDVDKQILGATVGDAGDDKEERNERECEKNRKDGAREKETRNNEEKRINEEKEENHLNGVQRLRRCSSLKTDKSRPLTPGTKKIVRFADALGLDLADVRTFFNEIPKIPNSAYSDLIYDERICKNNSPVNLCGLAHFTTPLYAATMPQSRIHGVKLDRILVPLFQQSGGSRSSLELVRERLVCLENVVVEDPIDLAIHGTIRVRNLDFHKSVHVRYTIDDWRSFSDLQAIYVPNSCDGFSDKFNFHLYCNTLKIGQRIEFAICFECKGSCYWDNNSGVNYCFQCLPASSNNTGYIPITSHFIPNFNALDWSITFY, from the coding sequence ATGCTGACGGGTCCCCAGAGTTGGAAACTGCGCTGGGAGTGGGCATTACCGAATCAGAAAGAGAACGTAGGAAGCCATGTGATGAGGCTGCTCACGAGTCCACTCATTCTAGATAACCAAACGACGAAAAACTCATCGAGCGTTTATGACGACGTGGATAAGCAAATATTGGGCGCAACAGTGGGCGACGCCGGTGATGATAAGGAGGAACGGAACGAACGAGAGTGTGAGAAAAACAGGAAAGATGGAGCGAGGGAAAAAGAAACGCGGAAtaacgaagagaaaagaatcaacgaggagaaagaggaaaatcacCTCAACGGAGTGCAACGACTACGGCGGTGTTCGTCCTTGAAAACTGATAAAAGTCGACCGCTAACTccaggaacaaaaaaaatagtccGCTTTGCGGATGCTCTGGGCCTCGATCTCGCAGACGTTCGAACCTTCTTCAATGAGATACCGAAGATTCCAAACTCCGCCTACTCAGATTTAATTTACGACGAAAGAATCTGTAAAAACAACAGTCCCGTGAATCTTTGCGGACTAGCCCATTTCACGACACCTTTGTACGCCGCCACAATGCCACAGAGTCGTATTCACGGGGTCAAACTCGACAGAATATTAGTGCCCTTATTTCAACAATCCGGCGGTTCACGATCTTCTCTAGAGCTGGTCCGCGAACGACTAGTTTGTTTGGAAAATGTCGTCGTCGAAGATCCAATAGACCTGGCCATTCACGGCACCATCAGAGTCCGAAATCTCGATTTCCACAAATCCGTACACGTCCGTTACACCATTGATGACTGGCGGAGTTTCAGCGACCTGCAGGCCATCTACGTTCCCAATTCTTGCGACGGCTTCAGTGACAAATTCAACTTCCATTTATACTGCAACACCCTGAAAATTGGACAGAGAATCGAATTCGCGATATGCTTCGAGTGCAAGGGCTCATGTTACTGGGACAATAACAGCGGTGTTAATTATTGCTTTCAGTGCTTACCCGCCTCGTCGAACAATACCGGTTACATACCCATCACATCGCATTTCATACCCAATTTTAATGCTCTTGATTGGTCTATAACTTTTTACTAA